Proteins encoded by one window of Acidipropionibacterium virtanenii:
- a CDS encoding type IV secretory system conjugative DNA transfer family protein, with the protein MGDELTNILMVGLAALFGLILTIRGAGSVAAFVTGADQPQTGVAGGLAVLFSPGDPAGALHADGLNPIAYWITLTLMLGLLAAGGTWGWIKWRRHSRAVDVDPHRLAGTATAHEVTTAASAKALVHRAGTLRPSLDTPEPHDVGFVLGQSKGKQVWASVEDSILLIGPPRSGKGLHIVIPAILDAPGAVVTTSTRPDNLTATLKARQHVGPVAVFDPQHLADGVPAGLRWSPIRGCDDPLTAMIRATGLAAATGLADGGVDGGGFWEGKTRVALQALLHAAALDHRTPAELFRWTLDPSAAADAVAILTGSPHSATGWAESLEAMIDADPRTRDSIWQGVSLALAALADPRVLDAVSPRPGEQFDPEAFIRDKGTLYLLATGAGAGNSAALVAAFVEDLVETARRMAARSPGARLDPPLLLALDEIGNLAPLPSLPTLMAEGGGTGITTMPVLQSLAQARDKWSDNQAGAIWDASIVKIILGGASNSRDLQDLATLIGERDEYTDSITLGDHGTRSNQRSVRRVPILPPDRIRTLPFGTGVILLRSTPPIITDLHPWPKRSNATQLTRDRASIEALLQRPPSTD; encoded by the coding sequence ATGGGTGACGAGCTGACGAACATCCTCATGGTCGGGCTCGCCGCCCTCTTCGGCCTCATCCTCACCATCCGCGGCGCAGGGTCCGTCGCCGCGTTCGTGACCGGCGCCGACCAGCCACAAACAGGCGTCGCCGGTGGCCTGGCTGTCTTGTTCAGTCCTGGCGATCCCGCGGGCGCGCTCCACGCCGACGGACTCAACCCGATCGCCTACTGGATCACCCTGACGCTCATGCTCGGCCTCCTCGCAGCCGGAGGCACTTGGGGTTGGATCAAGTGGCGACGTCACTCCCGCGCGGTCGATGTGGACCCACACCGGCTCGCCGGGACCGCCACCGCACACGAAGTCACCACGGCAGCCTCAGCGAAAGCACTGGTCCACCGAGCCGGGACACTCCGCCCGTCCCTCGACACGCCAGAACCGCACGACGTGGGGTTCGTTCTCGGTCAGTCGAAGGGCAAACAGGTGTGGGCCAGCGTCGAGGACTCTATCCTCCTCATCGGCCCGCCGCGCTCCGGCAAGGGCCTGCACATCGTCATCCCCGCGATCCTCGACGCACCCGGTGCCGTGGTCACCACCAGCACCCGGCCCGACAACCTCACCGCCACGCTCAAGGCTCGCCAGCATGTCGGGCCCGTCGCCGTCTTCGACCCTCAGCACTTGGCCGACGGCGTTCCCGCAGGTCTTCGCTGGTCGCCCATCCGCGGCTGCGACGACCCACTCACCGCCATGATCCGCGCCACCGGGCTCGCCGCCGCCACAGGCCTCGCCGACGGCGGGGTCGACGGAGGCGGATTCTGGGAAGGCAAGACCCGAGTCGCCCTCCAAGCCCTCCTGCACGCCGCCGCATTGGATCACCGCACACCCGCCGAACTGTTCCGCTGGACCCTCGACCCCTCCGCCGCGGCAGACGCCGTCGCCATCCTCACCGGTTCACCCCACTCAGCGACAGGCTGGGCCGAATCCCTGGAAGCCATGATCGACGCCGACCCCCGCACCCGCGACTCCATCTGGCAAGGAGTCTCCCTGGCACTGGCGGCTCTCGCAGATCCCCGCGTCCTGGACGCCGTCAGCCCTCGGCCTGGTGAACAGTTCGACCCTGAAGCCTTCATCCGAGACAAGGGCACCCTCTACCTGCTCGCCACCGGCGCCGGGGCAGGCAACAGCGCCGCCCTCGTCGCCGCGTTCGTGGAAGACCTCGTCGAAACCGCCCGGCGGATGGCCGCCCGCTCACCCGGCGCACGGCTCGACCCGCCACTCCTGCTCGCCTTGGACGAGATCGGCAACCTGGCACCGCTCCCGTCACTGCCGACTCTGATGGCTGAAGGTGGAGGCACCGGGATCACGACCATGCCCGTTCTCCAATCGCTCGCCCAGGCCCGGGACAAGTGGAGCGACAACCAGGCCGGGGCCATCTGGGACGCCAGCATTGTCAAGATCATCCTCGGCGGCGCCTCCAACAGCCGCGACCTTCAAGACCTCGCCACCCTCATCGGTGAACGCGACGAGTACACCGATTCCATCACCCTCGGCGACCACGGCACCCGCTCAAACCAGCGCTCCGTGCGTCGGGTGCCGATCCTGCCACCCGACCGCATCCGCACCCTCCCATTC